The following are encoded together in the Clostridium sp. BJN0013 genome:
- the hemA gene encoding glutamyl-tRNA reductase → MIQLIGIRSQCDIVIRQKFSITSKVLESKLKYINELVGDVLILSTCNRTEIYVDSNLEEKELINTVFCGMGWDYELVQYIFYIKDKHAIKHLMEVSCGFHSKILGEDQILGQIKTAYEAALKAKTIKGKLQRLFQNAVTCGKEFKHICESYKTPVSIPSIVAKEILNMNIRKYMIIGFGKMGQLLFKYLNNLHVEIIYIAVRDLSKIDDLYKKYGWARFIPFQDRKDYYGDVDCIVSCTSAPCKIISKVDLPCKKLTIFDLAVPEDVDKNVLTLDNVNLYDIDDISVIDEKNKIKRKQIMEKYKYILKKHIDEFVKWEKLYELSPEIQKVKEYGHEICEKRINTFKNKKYTKDNDILVKTMIESTARFYINRAIEVMKEEKLKGTEEECLRLINKIFCK, encoded by the coding sequence ATGATACAACTTATTGGCATAAGAAGTCAGTGTGATATTGTAATAAGACAAAAATTTTCTATTACTTCCAAAGTATTGGAGAGCAAATTAAAATATATTAATGAACTTGTAGGAGATGTATTAATTTTAAGTACCTGTAATAGGACAGAAATATATGTAGATTCAAATTTAGAAGAAAAAGAACTTATTAATACCGTATTTTGTGGAATGGGTTGGGATTATGAGCTTGTACAGTATATTTTTTACATAAAAGATAAGCATGCAATTAAGCATTTAATGGAAGTTAGCTGTGGTTTTCACTCTAAAATTTTAGGGGAGGATCAAATTTTAGGACAAATTAAAACAGCCTATGAGGCAGCCTTGAAAGCTAAAACTATAAAAGGTAAACTTCAGAGACTTTTTCAAAATGCAGTAACCTGCGGCAAAGAATTTAAACATATTTGTGAAAGTTATAAGACACCTGTATCAATTCCGTCAATAGTTGCAAAAGAAATTTTAAATATGAATATTAGAAAATATATGATAATTGGCTTTGGAAAAATGGGACAATTATTATTTAAATATCTAAATAATTTACATGTTGAAATCATATATATTGCAGTGCGTGATTTAAGCAAGATTGATGATTTGTATAAAAAGTATGGGTGGGCTAGATTTATACCTTTTCAGGATAGAAAAGATTATTATGGTGATGTAGATTGTATTGTAAGTTGCACTTCTGCACCTTGTAAAATAATTTCTAAAGTAGATCTTCCCTGTAAAAAATTAACCATATTTGATTTGGCAGTACCTGAAGATGTAGATAAGAATGTGTTAACTTTGGATAATGTCAACCTTTATGATATTGACGATATAAGTGTCATAGATGAAAAAAACAAGATTAAAAGAAAACAAATCATGGAAAAATATAAGTATATCCTTAAAAAACACATAGATGAATTTGTGAAGTGGGAAAAATTATATGAACTTTCTCCTGAAATACAAAAAGTAAAAGAGTATGGTCATGAAATATGTGAAAAAAGAATAAATACATTTAAAAATAAAAAGTATACCAAAGATAATGATATTCTTGTAAAGACGATGATAGAAAGTACTGCTAGATTCTATATCAACAGAGCCATAGAGGTAATGAAGGAAGAAAAATTAAAGGGTACGGAGGAAGAGTGTCTTAGATTGATAAACAAGATATTCTGTAAATAA
- a CDS encoding glycosyltransferase family 39 protein: protein MKSIKLKKEKFPIAVVLILSAILNFTNLSIEGYGNEYYAAGVKSMLVNFKNFFFVSFDPSGFVSIDKPPLGFWIQTISAKIFGFSGWSILFPQALAGVISVGLVYCMVKKSFGNTAGTISALCLAITPVFVAASRNNTIDNLLVMTLLIACVFLSKAAEKGRFKYLIISLVFIGIGFNIKMLQAYMIIPAAYVIYLISSAIPVKKRIKHLALGTVVLVVVSLSWAVIVDFVPAQYRPYVGSSTNNTVMELILGHNGLERFNNSGMGGRQAPGEFRNSNIYGTQNQRGNGNAQNGNWANRQKTAEGSKNRGMPNFLGGNDNIPEEMKLPEGQMPGGRGGQGGMAGNFGGQTESGITRLFSKNILSDQIVWFLPLAVFGFIAAAIVEKLKFPFNNRKKLDLMLWVLWLVPEFLYFSYTKGLFHQYYLTMMAPPIAALSGIGLASMWKLYKEKSINIRWLLLPASLIANGLVQLLMLSYYSNISSAIKTVIVSSLILCFAASVLLIIYKVIKKGNLEQPGNIKFGKVLTAIAFIGILITPAIGSAATINHKMNGTMPSAGLELLSNSESGNFMMGGRGSEGSNNKKLIKFLESNITDEKYILVVSSATSAQDIILQTGKGIMALGGFTGSDKILTLDKFKAMVKNGEVRYVLTGGMGRGSMDDIMNWVEKNGKIVSENQWKDSTESGNKEDVNSKIDNYSKNAGINYYDMYSNINDKLGNSMRNNSPGGFDGMTSQVLYDLKGSVK, encoded by the coding sequence GTGAAAAGCATAAAATTAAAAAAAGAAAAATTTCCAATAGCAGTGGTTTTAATTTTATCTGCCATATTGAATTTTACAAATTTAAGTATAGAAGGTTATGGAAATGAATATTACGCTGCTGGTGTAAAGAGCATGCTTGTAAATTTTAAAAATTTTTTCTTTGTATCTTTTGATCCCTCAGGATTTGTATCTATTGATAAACCTCCTTTAGGTTTTTGGATACAAACTATATCAGCTAAAATATTTGGATTCAGTGGATGGAGTATATTGTTTCCACAGGCTCTTGCAGGAGTTATATCTGTTGGGCTTGTATATTGTATGGTGAAAAAGTCCTTTGGAAATACAGCTGGAACTATTTCAGCTCTTTGCCTTGCAATTACCCCTGTTTTTGTGGCTGCCAGTAGAAATAATACCATAGATAATCTTTTGGTAATGACACTGCTTATTGCTTGTGTATTCCTCTCTAAGGCTGCAGAAAAGGGTAGATTTAAATATCTTATAATAAGCTTGGTTTTTATAGGCATAGGCTTTAATATAAAGATGCTCCAAGCCTATATGATTATACCGGCAGCATATGTAATTTATCTCATTTCATCAGCAATACCTGTAAAAAAGAGAATAAAACATCTAGCTTTAGGTACAGTTGTACTTGTGGTAGTATCTCTGTCTTGGGCAGTAATAGTAGATTTTGTGCCGGCACAGTATAGACCTTATGTAGGAAGTAGTACAAATAATACTGTTATGGAACTTATATTAGGACATAATGGACTTGAGAGATTTAATAATAGTGGTATGGGAGGAAGACAAGCACCGGGAGAATTTAGAAATAGTAATATATACGGTACACAAAATCAAAGAGGCAATGGAAATGCTCAAAATGGGAATTGGGCTAATAGACAAAAGACTGCAGAGGGCAGTAAAAATAGAGGTATGCCTAATTTTCTAGGTGGAAATGACAACATTCCAGAGGAAATGAAATTACCAGAAGGTCAGATGCCTGGAGGAAGAGGCGGTCAAGGAGGAATGGCAGGAAACTTTGGAGGTCAGACAGAATCAGGCATTACCAGATTGTTCTCTAAAAATATTTTATCAGATCAGATAGTGTGGTTTTTACCTCTGGCTGTATTTGGATTTATTGCAGCAGCAATAGTGGAAAAGCTGAAGTTTCCTTTTAACAATAGAAAAAAACTAGATTTAATGTTATGGGTTTTGTGGCTTGTTCCTGAATTTTTATATTTCAGCTATACCAAAGGACTATTCCATCAATACTATTTAACCATGATGGCTCCGCCTATTGCAGCTTTGTCAGGAATAGGACTTGCCTCTATGTGGAAACTTTATAAGGAAAAGAGTATAAATATAAGGTGGCTTTTACTACCTGCATCTCTTATTGCAAATGGATTAGTACAGCTTTTAATGTTATCTTATTACAGCAATATATCCTCTGCAATTAAAACTGTCATTGTATCTTCTTTAATACTGTGTTTTGCAGCATCTGTATTGCTTATAATATATAAGGTAATAAAGAAAGGTAACTTGGAGCAGCCGGGGAATATAAAGTTTGGAAAGGTATTGACAGCCATTGCTTTTATAGGAATTTTAATAACACCTGCTATTGGCTCTGCGGCTACTATAAATCATAAGATGAACGGTACTATGCCTTCAGCAGGATTGGAGCTTCTATCAAATAGTGAATCTGGTAATTTTATGATGGGAGGAAGAGGTTCCGAGGGCAGTAATAATAAGAAACTTATAAAATTCCTTGAGAGTAATATTACAGATGAGAAATATATTCTTGTAGTTTCCAGTGCAACTTCTGCCCAAGATATAATACTACAAACTGGTAAGGGGATAATGGCATTAGGTGGTTTTACAGGCTCTGATAAGATACTTACATTAGATAAATTTAAAGCTATGGTTAAAAATGGGGAAGTTAGATATGTACTTACAGGAGGAATGGGAAGAGGTTCCATGGATGATATTATGAATTGGGTAGAGAAAAATGGCAAGATAGTGTCAGAAAATCAGTGGAAGGATTCTACTGAATCTGGTAATAAAGAAGATGTAAATTCTAAAATAGATAATTATAGTAAAAATGCAGGTATAAACTACTATGATATGTACAGTAATATAAATGATAAACTGGGTAACAGCATGAGAAATAATAGTCCTGGTGGATTTGATGGTATGACTTCACAGGTATTGTATGATCTAAAAGGTAGTGTGAAATAA
- a CDS encoding GtrA family protein, producing MTQLTKAKYSIFNRIFNGKLKCLSRFSATGVINTLVDFCVFTICESLFGIYYTLSQVLGYSFGIINSFILNKKWTFESETSNKKVYRELIQFIVVNICSLVTTVLCMKFLVNTFSINVYISKVMVTLIAQVINFSLYKFWVFS from the coding sequence ATGACTCAGTTAACTAAAGCAAAGTATTCTATATTTAATCGTATTTTTAATGGTAAACTTAAATGCCTAAGTCGCTTCTCTGCTACAGGAGTAATAAATACTCTGGTAGATTTTTGCGTATTTACTATATGTGAAAGTTTATTTGGTATATATTATACTTTAAGTCAGGTATTAGGCTATAGTTTTGGAATAATAAATAGTTTTATATTGAATAAAAAATGGACATTTGAAAGTGAAACCTCTAACAAGAAAGTATATCGTGAATTGATTCAATTTATTGTAGTTAATATTTGTTCTCTTGTAACTACAGTATTGTGTATGAAATTCTTAGTAAATACTTTTAGTATAAATGTTTATATATCCAAAGTAATGGTTACTTTAATAGCTCAAGTTATAAATTTTTCATTATATAAATTCTGGGTGTTCAGTTAA
- a CDS encoding glycosyltransferase family 2 protein: MYKSIIYSIIVPLYNEELVVDETYKRLKKIMDSTLENYEIIFVNDGSSDSTRKKVEKMCVKDMNIRLVNFSRNFGHQCAITAGMEFSVGEAIVVIDADLQDPPEVILEMIKKWKEGYDVVYGKRIKREGESFFKRFTAKTFYRLLKNITNVDIPVDTGDFRLIDRKVCNTLNSLPEKNRYVRGLVSWIGYKQTFVEFVRQERFAGDSKYPIKKMLKLAFDGITSFSYKPLVISGYLGGISFFIGILIMVLDIIKHLTRGINIINFNFIISIDLIMFGIMLSCIAIIGQYIGRIFDESKRRPNYIIESIINDRKVDKNHDSVN, translated from the coding sequence ATGTATAAAAGTATTATTTACTCTATAATAGTACCTCTATATAATGAGGAGCTAGTTGTTGATGAAACTTATAAAAGATTAAAAAAAATAATGGATTCTACTTTAGAAAATTACGAGATCATATTTGTAAATGATGGAAGTAGTGATAGTACACGAAAAAAGGTAGAGAAAATGTGTGTTAAGGATATGAATATAAGGCTTGTTAATTTCTCTAGAAATTTTGGACACCAATGTGCCATAACTGCAGGAATGGAATTTTCTGTAGGAGAGGCAATAGTTGTAATAGATGCAGATCTTCAGGATCCTCCGGAAGTTATTCTTGAAATGATTAAAAAATGGAAAGAAGGCTATGATGTCGTATATGGAAAAAGAATAAAAAGAGAAGGGGAATCTTTTTTTAAAAGATTTACTGCTAAAACTTTTTATAGGTTACTAAAAAACATAACTAATGTTGATATACCTGTGGATACAGGAGACTTCAGGCTTATAGATAGAAAGGTGTGTAATACTTTGAACTCACTGCCGGAAAAGAATAGGTATGTAAGAGGACTGGTAAGCTGGATTGGATATAAACAGACTTTTGTAGAGTTTGTAAGACAGGAGAGATTTGCAGGGGATAGTAAATATCCCATTAAAAAAATGCTAAAATTAGCTTTTGATGGCATAACTTCATTTTCATATAAACCTCTTGTCATTTCCGGGTACTTGGGGGGAATATCTTTTTTTATAGGAATACTAATTATGGTGTTAGATATTATAAAACATTTAACTAGAGGAATAAATATAATAAATTTTAACTTTATCATATCTATTGATTTAATTATGTTCGGTATAATGTTAAGCTGTATAGCAATAATTGGCCAATACATAGGTAGAATTTTTGATGAAAGTAAAAGAAGGCCTAACTATATTATTGAAAGTATTATAAATGATAGAAAGGTTGATAAAAATCATGACTCAGTTAACTAA
- a CDS encoding response regulator transcription factor gives MRLLLIEDEVMLSEALVYIFKKNNYNVDVAYDGIKGQEMAEIDIYDVIILDRMLPGKDGLEILKDIRNRGIRTPVIILTAMDSISSRVEGLDQGADDYLIKPFSTEELLARIRALGRRHIDFIQYGTIQLASLTFDPLRGELQYKENKVKLTSKESQLLELLARNKNQVLTKDQILDRVWGPDSDVEMNNNIEVYFSYLRKKLRKLNCNIIIETIRGIGYCLKEV, from the coding sequence ATGAGACTACTTTTAATTGAAGACGAAGTAATGCTTTCAGAGGCCCTAGTTTACATATTTAAAAAAAACAATTACAATGTGGATGTTGCCTACGATGGAATTAAAGGCCAAGAAATGGCAGAAATAGATATATATGATGTTATAATACTAGATAGAATGCTTCCTGGAAAAGATGGCCTGGAGATTTTAAAGGATATTAGAAACAGGGGCATCAGAACTCCTGTAATTATATTAACAGCTATGGATTCCATAAGCAGTAGAGTGGAAGGTTTGGATCAAGGTGCAGATGACTATTTAATAAAACCTTTTTCCACGGAGGAACTTCTAGCAAGAATACGAGCTCTTGGAAGGAGACATATAGATTTTATTCAATATGGAACCATACAGTTGGCTTCTTTAACTTTTGATCCTTTAAGAGGAGAACTTCAGTATAAAGAAAATAAAGTTAAACTTACCTCTAAAGAGTCCCAGCTTTTGGAACTTTTAGCCCGTAATAAAAATCAAGTACTGACCAAAGATCAGATACTAGACAGGGTCTGGGGACCTGATTCGGATGTAGAAATGAACAACAATATTGAAGTGTACTTTTCCTATCTTAGAAAAAAACTTAGAAAATTAAATTGTAATATTATTATAGAAACCATAAGGGGTATAGGTTACTGTCTAAAAGAGGTTTAA
- a CDS encoding sensor histidine kinase, giving the protein MFRKLKIELILINLVLTGLVLIIIFSGIYVLMERSFERSSYMHMIKTSQMEDIPPPHQYPDKELISSENFFIKTSKSGKIKETSTNFALSEEVSYNIIKNVFDNKNPRGTIIYENFNLRYLKVPKQYGFIIVFQDKSFDSKVLRQLIIISVLVCIASLILVFIISLFLANTSLRPIISAWEKQQSFVADASHELRTPLAVITTNLDIVLDNEDETVKTQSKWLGNIKLETTRMTKLIEELLFLARSDSHNTALSSSTFNLSNAVTESIIPFEALYIKHKIAIVYNIQQEVIFSGNEGRIKQLVAILMDNAIKHTQEKGSIEVKMYTVKNKIELTVSDTGEGIPGEHLDKIFERFYKIDKSRSNRNGNFGLGLSIAKSIVNEHRGNITVSSTLGKGSTFKVILPLN; this is encoded by the coding sequence ATGTTTCGAAAATTAAAAATAGAATTGATTCTAATTAATTTAGTACTAACAGGCTTGGTTTTAATAATCATATTTTCAGGTATATATGTATTAATGGAAAGAAGTTTTGAGCGTTCCTCATATATGCATATGATTAAAACATCACAGATGGAAGATATTCCTCCACCTCATCAATATCCAGACAAAGAATTGATATCCTCGGAAAATTTTTTTATTAAGACAAGCAAATCTGGTAAAATCAAAGAAACTTCTACCAATTTTGCACTATCTGAAGAGGTATCTTATAACATAATAAAAAATGTTTTTGATAATAAAAATCCAAGAGGTACAATTATCTATGAAAATTTCAATTTGAGGTATCTTAAAGTTCCAAAACAATATGGATTTATCATAGTTTTTCAAGATAAATCCTTTGACAGTAAAGTATTAAGGCAATTAATTATTATATCTGTACTAGTATGTATAGCAAGTCTTATACTGGTATTTATAATAAGTTTATTTCTGGCTAATACATCTTTAAGACCTATTATAAGTGCATGGGAAAAACAACAATCTTTTGTTGCAGATGCTTCCCATGAACTTCGTACTCCCCTAGCAGTTATAACTACCAATCTGGACATAGTTTTAGATAATGAAGATGAAACTGTAAAAACTCAAAGTAAATGGCTTGGAAATATCAAACTGGAAACAACTAGAATGACTAAACTTATAGAAGAACTTCTTTTTCTGGCAAGATCAGATTCACATAACACTGCATTATCTAGTTCCACCTTTAATTTAAGTAATGCTGTTACTGAATCAATAATACCTTTTGAGGCACTTTATATAAAACACAAAATAGCTATTGTATATAACATACAACAAGAGGTAATTTTTTCAGGAAATGAAGGACGTATCAAACAACTTGTAGCTATTCTCATGGATAATGCTATAAAACATACTCAGGAAAAAGGTTCTATAGAAGTAAAGATGTATACCGTAAAAAATAAAATTGAACTTACTGTATCCGATACAGGAGAAGGTATTCCAGGAGAACACCTAGATAAAATTTTTGAAAGATTTTATAAGATTGATAAATCCCGTTCAAACAGAAATGGTAATTTTGGTTTAGGTCTGTCTATAGCAAAATCTATAGTTAATGAACATAGAGGAAATATAACTGTATCGAGTACTTTAGGCAAAGGTTCTACATTTAAAGTTATACTTCCTCTCAATTAA
- a CDS encoding M20 family metallopeptidase, whose translation MEQLCEVEEIKHLANRYYSEVVKLRRYFHTYPEVSKKEFNTQKKIIEVLNGLDLNIRKAAGTGVIAELKGEKPGKIVAIRADMDALAIDDEINKDYKSKNKGVCHACGHDGHTAMLIGVIKVLYDIRHRIEGTLRFIFQPSEEEVADGSGAAAIIADGGLEGVEAIIGAHLWQPLGIGTVGISKGPVMAASDEFVIVIEGKAGHASMPHQTIDSILTASQIVVALNTIVGRDVDPMKQAVVSVGVFQSGHIYNAISGKAILKGTIRSLDEDVRKEVLLHIKKIVEHICDMAGAHCRLERSSCTYVLNNDSKITDIVLEAGKEIMGEGAHEVKPCMSSEDFSYYLQKVPGCFIFIGIGNPKKGIVYPQHHPKYDIDELALLYGVEVMSNAALKLLSKLKSSDS comes from the coding sequence ATGGAACAGTTGTGCGAAGTTGAAGAAATAAAGCATCTGGCCAATAGATACTATTCTGAGGTAGTAAAATTAAGAAGATATTTTCACACATATCCTGAAGTTAGCAAGAAGGAGTTTAACACTCAAAAGAAAATAATTGAGGTATTGAATGGTTTGGATTTAAATATTAGAAAGGCAGCTGGAACTGGTGTTATTGCGGAACTAAAGGGTGAAAAGCCTGGAAAAATAGTGGCAATTCGTGCGGATATGGATGCTTTAGCTATAGATGATGAAATTAACAAAGATTATAAATCTAAAAATAAAGGTGTATGTCATGCTTGTGGTCATGATGGACACACTGCTATGCTCATAGGTGTTATAAAAGTTTTGTATGATATTCGCCATAGAATTGAAGGTACTTTAAGATTTATATTTCAGCCTAGTGAAGAAGAGGTCGCCGATGGTTCAGGAGCCGCAGCCATTATAGCGGATGGAGGCTTAGAAGGTGTGGAGGCCATTATAGGAGCTCATCTATGGCAGCCCCTTGGAATTGGAACCGTAGGAATATCAAAGGGACCTGTAATGGCTGCCAGTGATGAATTTGTAATAGTTATTGAGGGAAAAGCAGGGCATGCTTCTATGCCCCATCAAACTATAGATTCAATATTAACAGCTTCTCAAATAGTTGTTGCCTTAAATACAATTGTAGGAAGAGATGTAGATCCTATGAAACAGGCTGTAGTATCAGTGGGGGTATTCCAGTCGGGACATATTTATAATGCTATATCAGGAAAAGCTATATTAAAAGGAACCATTAGATCCCTTGATGAAGATGTGCGAAAAGAAGTACTTCTGCATATTAAAAAAATTGTAGAACACATATGTGATATGGCAGGAGCGCACTGCAGGCTTGAAAGAAGTTCATGTACCTATGTGCTTAACAATGATTCTAAAATTACAGATATTGTACTTGAGGCGGGAAAAGAAATAATGGGAGAAGGAGCTCATGAAGTAAAGCCGTGTATGAGTAGTGAAGATTTCTCTTATTACTTGCAAAAAGTACCAGGATGTTTTATTTTTATAGGTATAGGGAATCCTAAAAAAGGGATTGTTTATCCTCAACATCATCCTAAATATGATATAGATGAATTGGCATTGCTATATGGAGTTGAAGTTATGTCCAATGCAGCTTTAAAATTACTTTCTAAATTGAAATCAAGTGATTCTTAG